A portion of the Oxynema aestuarii AP17 genome contains these proteins:
- a CDS encoding 2Fe-2S iron-sulfur cluster-binding protein: MPNIKYVNEDKEIVVADGANLRLKTLENNIDLYKFVGKMMNCGGYGQCGTCVVEIVEGMENLSPRTPVENQKLKKKPENYRLACQTLVNGPVSVKTKP, from the coding sequence ATGCCGAATATTAAATATGTCAATGAGGATAAAGAAATCGTCGTCGCCGACGGTGCTAACCTGCGTTTAAAAACGCTGGAAAATAACATCGACCTGTATAAGTTTGTCGGTAAAATGATGAACTGCGGCGGCTACGGACAATGCGGCACCTGCGTGGTGGAAATTGTCGAAGGAATGGAGAATCTTTCGCCGCGCACTCCGGTGGAAAATCAGAAATTGAAGAAAAAGCCGGAAAACTACCGTTTGGCCTGTCAGACCTTAGTTAATGGCCCGGTGAGTGTCAAAACCAAGCCCTAA
- the psbM gene encoding photosystem II reaction center protein PsbM — MEVNDLGFVASILFVLVPAVFLLILYIQTASRQSN, encoded by the coding sequence ATGGAAGTTAACGATCTAGGTTTTGTGGCTAGCATCCTTTTCGTGTTAGTTCCTGCGGTATTTTTGCTCATTTTGTACATCCAAACGGCTAGCCGACAAAGCAATTAA
- the ahr gene encoding NADPH-dependent aldehyde reductase Ahr, with product MTTVRAYAAREPKGKLEPFAYELGPLDPEGVEIEVEYCGICHSDLSMLNNDWGMTEYPFVPGHEVVGRVAAIGSRVTTLQVGQRVGLGWFSQSCRTCEWCISGEQNLCASAEGTIVGRHGGFADRVRAHRDWVFPLPEGLDPETSGPLFCGGITVFNPIVQCGVKASDRVGIIGIGGLGHMAIQFFRAWGCDVTAFSSSADKEAEAREMGANHFVNSRDPEAIAAVANSYDLILSTVNVDLDWAAYIDALRPKGRLHLVGAVLNPLSIPVFPLLVGQKSISSSPVGNPHSIAQMLDIAARHAVNPIVEIFPLEQVNEAIAKLEKGQPRYRLVLKC from the coding sequence ATGACTACCGTTCGTGCTTATGCGGCCCGCGAACCCAAGGGCAAACTAGAACCGTTCGCTTACGAACTCGGACCGTTAGACCCGGAAGGGGTCGAGATCGAGGTCGAATATTGCGGGATCTGTCATAGCGATCTGAGTATGCTCAATAACGATTGGGGGATGACCGAATATCCCTTTGTTCCGGGACACGAGGTGGTGGGGAGAGTCGCGGCGATCGGGTCTCGAGTCACGACCTTGCAAGTCGGTCAACGAGTCGGTCTCGGTTGGTTTTCCCAATCGTGCCGCACGTGCGAATGGTGTATCTCCGGAGAGCAAAACCTTTGTGCGAGTGCGGAAGGGACGATCGTGGGACGCCACGGCGGCTTTGCCGATCGCGTCCGGGCCCATCGAGATTGGGTTTTTCCCCTCCCCGAGGGTCTCGATCCCGAAACAAGCGGGCCGCTTTTTTGCGGGGGGATTACGGTTTTCAATCCGATCGTGCAATGTGGGGTCAAAGCCAGCGATCGCGTCGGTATTATCGGGATCGGGGGCTTGGGTCACATGGCGATCCAATTCTTTCGCGCCTGGGGATGTGACGTGACCGCCTTCTCCAGCAGCGCCGATAAAGAAGCCGAAGCCCGGGAGATGGGAGCCAACCATTTCGTCAATTCCCGGGATCCCGAGGCGATCGCCGCCGTCGCCAACTCCTACGATTTGATTCTATCTACGGTGAATGTAGATCTCGACTGGGCCGCCTATATCGACGCCTTGCGACCCAAGGGACGCCTGCATTTAGTCGGCGCCGTCTTAAATCCCCTGTCGATTCCCGTATTCCCCCTGTTGGTCGGTCAAAAAAGCATTTCGTCGAGTCCCGTGGGCAATCCCCACAGCATCGCTCAAATGCTCGATATCGCCGCACGACACGCGGTGAATCCGATCGTGGAGATATTTCCGTTAGAACAAGTCAACGAGGCGATCGCCAAACTCGAAAAGGGACAACCCCGTTATCGTCTGGTCTTGAAATGCTAA
- a CDS encoding DUF4175 domain-containing protein has product MPSEKAQKIDLNSDYPCPCRRRGRLVPIALTEALGCDRCQNIFVVAQNGYAIEQLPTTSPYKRSWRWNGHNWCVANTSWREMYLPVALVIVIVLLIGWLPFALGLPLGPNIIPGAILAVLLAAFPALMVWLAYRR; this is encoded by the coding sequence GTGCCATCTGAAAAAGCCCAGAAGATCGATCTCAACAGTGACTACCCCTGTCCTTGCCGACGGCGGGGGCGCTTGGTGCCGATTGCCCTGACCGAGGCTCTCGGCTGCGATCGCTGTCAGAATATTTTTGTGGTCGCTCAAAATGGTTACGCGATCGAACAGCTCCCCACGACCTCGCCGTACAAGCGATCGTGGCGCTGGAACGGCCATAACTGGTGTGTTGCCAACACCAGTTGGCGAGAAATGTACTTACCTGTGGCCCTGGTCATTGTCATCGTTCTCTTAATTGGCTGGTTGCCCTTCGCCCTGGGTCTTCCCCTCGGACCGAACATCATTCCCGGTGCAATTCTCGCGGTGCTGCTGGCAGCATTTCCAGCATTGATGGTTTGGCTGGCTTACAGGCGTTAG
- a CDS encoding glutamate-5-semialdehyde dehydrogenase encodes MTTDSAFNSVPDAKAVVDRAYEASVVLAKTKGDDRARALEAMADALREASDDILEANTLDLEASREMAVPELILEWLKLTPERIGSTIAILEKLAQLPDPLRQVMNATYQVGRSQSYSQLMPLGTIALVYEAFPDFGAIAAGLCVKTGNTLILRGGTEASHSNAAIAQALQRGIEQSNLPLGTIELFPPDVGVSTRDLIRQDKYINLVIPYGRPSLVQQVVRQATAPVLKSAMGNCYLYWSPTGSMDLARATIVDSHASEPDPVNAIEKVLVNAKAKPSSLSLLWNSLKEKGFTLKGDRELADQFPELEAVEDDAEWNRAYLTKTVAFKTVEDLDAAIAWIDQHSSGHADCIVTESYQESCQFAVGIHSASIYINTSPRFHRAPPQGDAVFLGMSNQKGHRRGSIGLETLTTTKHVIQGWGEF; translated from the coding sequence ATGACAACTGATTCTGCATTTAATTCCGTTCCCGATGCCAAAGCGGTTGTAGACCGCGCTTACGAAGCATCGGTAGTCTTGGCGAAAACCAAAGGAGACGATCGCGCCCGCGCCTTGGAGGCGATGGCAGATGCCCTGCGAGAAGCCTCCGACGATATCCTCGAAGCCAATACCCTCGATTTAGAAGCCTCTCGGGAAATGGCGGTCCCCGAATTGATCCTCGAATGGCTCAAACTCACCCCCGAACGGATCGGTTCGACGATCGCCATTTTAGAAAAGCTCGCCCAACTCCCAGACCCCCTGCGACAGGTGATGAACGCCACCTATCAAGTCGGACGGTCCCAGAGTTACTCCCAATTGATGCCCTTGGGTACGATCGCCCTAGTTTACGAAGCCTTTCCCGATTTTGGCGCGATCGCTGCCGGATTGTGCGTCAAAACGGGCAACACCTTGATCTTGCGCGGCGGAACCGAAGCCAGTCACTCCAACGCGGCGATCGCCCAAGCCTTGCAACGGGGGATCGAACAGAGCAATTTACCCCTCGGCACGATCGAGCTGTTCCCCCCGGACGTCGGCGTTTCCACCCGCGACCTGATCCGTCAGGACAAATACATCAACCTCGTCATCCCCTACGGTCGCCCCAGTCTCGTCCAACAAGTGGTCCGCCAAGCGACGGCCCCGGTCCTCAAATCCGCCATGGGCAACTGTTACCTGTACTGGTCCCCCACGGGGAGCATGGATCTCGCCCGCGCCACGATCGTAGACAGTCACGCCAGCGAACCGGATCCGGTCAACGCGATCGAAAAAGTCCTGGTCAATGCCAAAGCCAAACCCTCATCCTTAAGTCTGTTGTGGAATAGCCTCAAAGAAAAAGGCTTTACCCTCAAAGGCGATCGCGAACTGGCGGACCAATTCCCCGAACTCGAAGCGGTCGAAGACGATGCCGAATGGAATCGGGCCTATCTGACCAAAACCGTGGCCTTCAAAACCGTAGAAGACCTCGACGCGGCGATCGCCTGGATCGACCAACACAGTAGCGGTCACGCCGACTGTATCGTGACCGAATCCTATCAAGAAAGCTGTCAGTTCGCCGTGGGCATCCACAGCGCCTCGATCTATATCAACACCTCCCCCCGCTTCCATCGCGCTCCCCCCCAAGGGGACGCCGTATTCCTGGGGATGTCCAACCAAAAAGGTCACCGTCGCGGTTCGATCGGTTTGGAAACCCTGACCACGACTAAACACGTGATTCAAGGATGGGGGGAATTTTAA
- a CDS encoding ABC transporter ATP-binding protein — protein MDSVVDWPVEPMSGDRPVAVEISGLQKIYRTGFWMNQTVETLKGCNLKVYRGETFGLLGPNGAGKTTLLKILLGIVRPTKGKGLLLGHPLGDRAVRARVGYLPENPYFYDTLTGWEILQFSANLCQISASIQRRRIPELLDLVGLSKKAARDKPLRQYSKGMLQRIGMAQALINDPEVVFLDEPMSGLDPLGRYQIREIILSLREQGKTIFFNSHILADVEKICDRVAILARGQLICTGSLKELLGTSDSYFVQGLGGNLEVLKQWLPDLELDGDRWQGYLKGTPQDFLSSLQLMGGKLLSIDLTSASLEEFFVGQLRQQGIETSE, from the coding sequence ATGGATTCTGTTGTTGATTGGCCCGTCGAACCGATGTCCGGCGATCGCCCCGTGGCTGTCGAGATCTCCGGGTTGCAAAAAATCTACCGTACCGGGTTCTGGATGAACCAAACGGTCGAAACCCTCAAAGGCTGTAACCTCAAAGTCTATCGAGGGGAAACCTTCGGCTTACTCGGTCCCAACGGGGCCGGGAAAACGACCTTATTAAAAATCCTACTCGGGATCGTCCGCCCGACCAAAGGGAAAGGACTGCTCCTCGGTCATCCGTTGGGCGATCGCGCCGTCCGAGCCCGTGTCGGCTACCTCCCAGAAAATCCCTACTTTTACGACACCCTCACCGGGTGGGAAATCCTGCAATTTAGCGCCAATTTATGCCAAATTTCGGCCTCGATCCAACGCCGTCGCATTCCCGAACTGCTCGATTTAGTCGGCTTGTCTAAAAAAGCCGCCCGAGATAAACCATTGCGTCAGTATTCTAAAGGAATGCTGCAACGGATCGGCATGGCCCAAGCCTTAATTAACGATCCCGAGGTCGTCTTTCTCGACGAACCGATGTCTGGACTCGACCCCCTCGGACGCTATCAAATCCGAGAAATCATTCTCTCGTTGCGCGAACAAGGGAAAACGATCTTTTTTAACAGTCACATCCTCGCCGACGTCGAGAAGATCTGCGATCGCGTCGCCATTCTCGCACGGGGGCAGTTGATCTGCACCGGATCGTTAAAAGAACTCCTCGGAACGTCGGATAGTTATTTCGTCCAGGGACTCGGCGGCAATTTGGAAGTGTTAAAACAGTGGTTGCCCGATTTAGAATTAGACGGCGATCGCTGGCAAGGGTATCTCAAAGGCACCCCCCAAGATTTTCTCTCCAGTCTGCAACTGATGGGGGGTAAACTCCTGTCGATCGACCTCACCAGCGCCTCGTTAGAAGAGTTCTTCGTCGGTCAACTGCGCCAACAAGGCATCGAAACCAGCGAATAG
- a CDS encoding glycoside hydrolase family 13 protein — MKIQTPDWVKHAVFYQIFPDRFARSEPGRRKLLKNAPWEPWEEKPTLQGYKGGDLWGVLDRLDYLQDLGINAIYFTPIFQSACNHRYHTHDYYRIDPLLGGSAAFKALLDAAHERDLKIVLDGVFNHASRGFFFFNDILENGPYSPWLDWFKIEDWPLSAYDGSQPANYVGWAGNRALPQFNHENPEVREYIFEIAEYWLEFGIDGWRLDVPFEIKVPGFWQEFRDRVKKINPDAYIVGEVWVDAREWLDGTQFDGVMNYRFTEPTLAFIAGDRIVRDYFPHSDYQPFPALDAPGYGDRIAQLLDLYPWDIQLTQLNLLDSHDTARLYTCAQDDRPTVELATLLLFTFPGAPSIYYGDEIGLPGADDPDCRRSFPPSEQWDNQVLEYHRRLIALRHRYPALRTGLYLPLEAQGMIYSFARQLDGEELVVAVNAGTEKAQLSLTASRLQSRPSQCVFGTGAIAWDGDRATVSLDGRSGAVWAVS, encoded by the coding sequence ATGAAAATTCAGACGCCGGACTGGGTAAAACATGCAGTTTTTTACCAAATTTTCCCCGATCGCTTCGCCCGCAGCGAACCCGGGCGCCGGAAGTTATTGAAAAATGCCCCGTGGGAACCTTGGGAAGAAAAACCGACCTTACAAGGCTATAAAGGCGGGGACTTGTGGGGGGTTCTCGACCGCCTCGACTACTTGCAAGACTTGGGCATTAATGCCATTTACTTTACCCCGATTTTTCAGTCGGCGTGCAATCATCGCTACCACACCCACGACTACTATCGAATCGATCCATTATTAGGCGGAAGTGCCGCCTTTAAAGCCTTACTCGACGCGGCGCACGAACGAGATCTCAAAATCGTTCTCGATGGCGTTTTTAATCATGCCAGTCGCGGTTTTTTCTTCTTCAATGACATCCTCGAAAACGGTCCGTATTCGCCGTGGTTGGATTGGTTCAAGATTGAAGATTGGCCGCTTTCCGCTTACGATGGCAGTCAACCCGCGAATTATGTCGGTTGGGCGGGAAATCGCGCTTTACCGCAGTTCAATCACGAAAATCCCGAAGTGCGCGAATACATTTTTGAAATTGCCGAATATTGGCTCGAATTTGGGATTGACGGCTGGCGGTTGGACGTTCCTTTTGAAATTAAAGTGCCGGGATTTTGGCAGGAATTTCGCGATCGCGTCAAAAAAATTAATCCGGACGCCTACATCGTCGGAGAGGTCTGGGTAGACGCCAGGGAGTGGTTGGACGGAACCCAATTTGACGGGGTGATGAATTACCGTTTTACCGAACCGACTCTCGCCTTTATTGCAGGCGATCGCATCGTCCGCGATTACTTCCCTCACAGCGACTATCAACCCTTTCCCGCCTTAGACGCCCCGGGATACGGCGATCGCATCGCCCAATTACTCGATCTCTACCCCTGGGACATTCAACTGACCCAACTCAATCTCTTAGATTCTCACGATACGGCGCGGCTGTACACTTGCGCCCAAGACGATCGCCCCACGGTCGAACTCGCCACCTTACTCTTATTTACCTTCCCCGGAGCCCCGAGTATCTACTACGGCGACGAAATCGGTCTTCCGGGGGCGGACGATCCCGACTGTCGGCGCAGTTTCCCGCCGTCGGAACAGTGGGATAACCAAGTTTTAGAATACCACCGCCGCTTAATTGCTTTGCGCCACCGCTATCCGGCATTGCGAACCGGACTCTATCTCCCATTAGAGGCGCAAGGGATGATTTACAGCTTTGCACGCCAGCTAGACGGGGAGGAACTGGTCGTGGCGGTCAATGCGGGGACGGAAAAGGCGCAATTGAGCTTAACCGCGAGTCGATTGCAGTCCCGTCCGAGTCAGTGCGTGTTTGGAACTGGGGCGATCGCCTGGGACGGCGACCGCGCGACGGTCAGCTTGGACGGGCGATCGGGAGCGGTTTGGGCGGTTTCCTAG
- the ccmS gene encoding beta-carboxysome assembly chaperone CcmS codes for MFAAPPEKPEDEWRRILADFAKTNDRDLAALSWGLWQDKQLEENVIGIDMMPTPHFIYCPKSAIAQLNTNVDNRLREVLGILDGFNPEKEVLIFGICEGQIKLINFETEPSPPECFTEVGADVNTLLDRLEARLQGKVEA; via the coding sequence ATGTTTGCTGCACCACCTGAAAAACCCGAGGATGAATGGCGTCGGATCTTAGCCGATTTTGCCAAAACGAACGATCGCGACTTGGCGGCCCTGTCGTGGGGATTGTGGCAGGACAAACAACTCGAAGAAAATGTTATCGGGATCGATATGATGCCGACGCCGCATTTTATTTACTGTCCCAAAAGTGCGATCGCCCAACTCAATACTAACGTAGATAATCGACTGCGCGAAGTTCTCGGTATTCTTGACGGGTTTAATCCGGAAAAAGAAGTGTTAATCTTCGGAATTTGCGAGGGACAAATCAAGTTAATTAACTTTGAAACGGAACCGTCGCCGCCGGAGTGTTTTACGGAAGTCGGGGCGGATGTGAATACGTTACTCGATCGCCTCGAAGCTCGTTTGCAGGGGAAGGTTGAGGCTTAA
- a CDS encoding DMT family transporter, with the protein MTSLSNLFTKIPGRGYLFLAILIFAASNSVVRKLTEIGAQHLIDGRNPISFCNTLFVGNLCALIVLIALYGKQWTPRTLKQLSAIDWLALMGVAILSGALAPSLIFMALDLTMVNNVVLIGRIEPPLILALSVWLLGDRVNPWVVAGAVVSFIGVVVTIVWQSPSEEMVNMGASLEIGKGEIYAALGAIALACSTIISKIKLRQIPLGIFTIFRTAMGAFLFFVITVKLLGADHFIDAFSPFVWQWMLIYGAAIVVGGQLCWFQGLKTTGASEVSLASSFSPIAGILAAYFILGETPTTAQYIGGSVIVVGIILNQIGVGQKQKETALPPPTSPAKELEMETGFKGI; encoded by the coding sequence GTGACCTCTCTATCTAATCTATTCACTAAAATTCCCGGACGGGGTTATCTTTTTCTCGCTATTTTAATTTTTGCTGCGTCGAATTCCGTCGTCCGCAAACTCACGGAAATCGGCGCCCAACATCTCATCGACGGACGCAATCCTATTTCATTTTGTAATACCTTATTCGTCGGCAATCTTTGCGCTTTAATCGTATTAATTGCCCTGTATGGCAAACAGTGGACGCCGCGAACCTTAAAACAACTTTCGGCGATCGATTGGTTGGCGTTAATGGGGGTCGCCATTCTTTCCGGGGCTCTAGCCCCATCATTAATCTTTATGGCCCTCGATCTGACCATGGTTAATAATGTAGTGTTAATTGGGCGGATCGAACCGCCTTTAATTTTAGCATTGTCCGTATGGTTGCTCGGCGATCGCGTCAATCCCTGGGTCGTTGCGGGGGCAGTCGTTTCCTTTATCGGCGTCGTGGTGACGATTGTCTGGCAAAGTCCCTCGGAAGAAATGGTTAACATGGGGGCGAGTTTAGAGATTGGTAAAGGCGAAATTTATGCCGCTTTAGGGGCGATCGCCCTTGCCTGTTCTACCATTATCAGTAAAATCAAACTGCGCCAAATTCCCCTCGGAATTTTTACCATTTTTCGCACGGCAATGGGAGCCTTTTTATTCTTTGTCATTACCGTCAAACTGTTAGGCGCCGATCACTTTATCGATGCCTTTTCCCCCTTTGTGTGGCAATGGATGTTGATTTACGGGGCGGCGATCGTCGTCGGCGGTCAACTCTGTTGGTTTCAGGGCTTAAAAACAACTGGAGCATCGGAAGTTTCTTTAGCCAGTTCTTTCAGTCCGATCGCCGGAATTTTAGCCGCTTATTTTATTTTAGGAGAAACCCCGACGACCGCGCAATATATCGGCGGTAGCGTCATTGTCGTCGGGATTATTTTGAACCAAATTGGCGTGGGACAGAAACAGAAAGAAACCGCCCTACCGCCGCCGACCAGTCCCGCCAAAGAGTTAGAAATGGAAACCGGATTTAAAGGAATTTAA
- a CDS encoding hybrid sensor histidine kinase/response regulator, whose amino-acid sequence MSSIKILIVEDEAIVGEDIASHLESMGYEPIDIVGSGEEAINMATHTKPDLILMDIMLQGQIDGIETANRIQSLFPVPIVYLTAYADEKTLKRAKITHPFGYIIKPFTPQELKVTIEISLSRFQAESDIKQALVAAENERRQAEENSHLKSQYISMAAHDFRNPLTTIKTSVALLKYYSDRLSDDKKEKQIDMIESATKSLNELLEDVLTLSRTEESQLSLELTPVDISIFCESILEPLRMAVGDRYNLTFSCDLDISMIYLDAKLMWHVLNNLLSNAIKYSPDGGAVDLSVFQDKSYICFQVRDRGIGIDKGELEHLFQPFHRARNVGNIPGTGLGLAIVKRSVDLHEGRIEVNSELGSGTVFNIYIPCRRVE is encoded by the coding sequence ATGTCAAGCATTAAAATTTTGATCGTCGAAGACGAAGCGATCGTCGGTGAAGATATTGCCAGTCACCTCGAAAGTATGGGCTACGAACCGATCGATATTGTAGGCTCTGGTGAAGAAGCTATTAACATGGCGACCCATACCAAACCGGATTTAATCCTGATGGATATCATGCTTCAAGGTCAGATCGACGGCATCGAAACCGCCAATCGAATTCAAAGCCTGTTTCCCGTTCCGATCGTTTACTTAACCGCTTATGCCGATGAAAAAACGCTAAAACGGGCTAAAATTACTCATCCCTTCGGTTATATTATTAAACCCTTTACCCCGCAAGAATTGAAAGTGACAATCGAGATTTCTCTGTCTCGATTTCAGGCAGAATCAGATATCAAACAGGCGTTGGTGGCGGCGGAAAACGAACGGCGACAGGCAGAAGAAAATAGTCATTTGAAATCGCAATATATTTCAATGGCCGCTCACGATTTTCGCAATCCCCTGACTACGATTAAAACTTCTGTTGCCTTACTCAAATATTACAGCGATCGCCTGTCCGATGACAAAAAGGAAAAACAGATCGACATGATCGAATCGGCGACTAAATCCCTAAATGAGTTGTTGGAAGATGTGCTAACTCTCAGCCGTACCGAAGAAAGTCAACTGTCTTTAGAGTTAACTCCGGTAGATATCTCAATTTTTTGTGAAAGTATTCTCGAACCGTTGCGAATGGCCGTCGGCGATCGCTATAACTTAACGTTCTCGTGCGATCTCGATATTTCTATGATTTATTTAGATGCTAAATTAATGTGGCACGTCCTCAATAATTTACTTTCAAATGCCATTAAGTATTCTCCCGATGGCGGTGCAGTCGATCTGTCAGTTTTTCAAGATAAAAGTTATATTTGTTTTCAAGTTCGCGATCGCGGGATCGGCATCGACAAAGGGGAATTAGAACATCTATTCCAGCCGTTTCATCGAGCTCGCAATGTCGGCAATATTCCCGGAACGGGTTTGGGTTTAGCCATTGTCAAACGATCCGTAGACCTTCACGAAGGACGCATCGAAGTCAATAGCGAACTGGGATCGGGAACGGTTTTTAATATCTACATCCCTTGTCGTCGAGTCGAATAA